One Lacunisphaera limnophila DNA window includes the following coding sequences:
- a CDS encoding TerC family protein, with amino-acid sequence MEFLADPQIWISLLTLTALEIVLGIDNVIFISILAGKLPKDQQAKARQTGLMLALVTRILLLCSITWVMSLTKVLFVLPVMQVDVTGKSLILLIGGLFLIGKSVMEIHEKLEGEDGHATSGSKGASFQSTIIQILLLDIVFSLDSVITAVGMANQLWVMITAVVIALGVMLAFAGAISDFVNRHPTLKMLALSFLILIGVMLVGDSLGHHIPKGYIYFSMAFAFGVEMLNLKLRAKAKPVELHQPYR; translated from the coding sequence ATGGAATTTCTCGCTGACCCCCAAATCTGGATATCGCTGCTGACGCTGACCGCGCTCGAGATCGTACTCGGCATCGACAACGTCATCTTCATCTCGATCCTGGCCGGCAAGCTGCCCAAGGACCAGCAGGCCAAGGCCCGCCAGACGGGGCTCATGCTGGCGCTCGTCACCCGGATCCTGCTGCTGTGCAGCATCACCTGGGTCATGAGCCTCACCAAGGTGCTCTTTGTGCTGCCGGTCATGCAGGTGGATGTGACGGGCAAGAGCCTGATCCTGCTGATCGGCGGCCTGTTCCTGATCGGCAAGAGCGTGATGGAGATCCATGAAAAGCTCGAAGGGGAGGACGGCCACGCCACGAGTGGCAGCAAGGGGGCCTCCTTTCAGTCCACGATCATCCAGATCCTCCTGCTCGACATCGTATTCTCGCTCGACTCGGTCATCACAGCGGTGGGCATGGCCAACCAGCTGTGGGTGATGATCACCGCGGTTGTCATCGCGCTGGGCGTGATGCTCGCCTTCGCGGGAGCGATCAGCGATTTTGTGAACCGGCACCCGACGCTGAAGATGCTGGCGCTGTCCTTCCTGATCCTGATCGGCGTGATGCTGGTGGGCGATTCGCTCGGGCATCACATCCCGAAGGGTTACATCTACTTCTCCATGGCCTTCGCCTTCGGCGTCGAGATGCTCAACCTGAAGCTGCGCGCCAAGGCCAAGCCGGTCGAGCTGCATCAGCCGTACCGGTGA
- a CDS encoding Tex family protein, with the protein MALPNPDHVLLLATELKLKVHQVAATAQLLNEGATVPFISRYRKEVTGELDEVQVTAIRDRLEQMAQVDERRAAILSSLKERNLLTPALEGAIAAADTLTKLEDLYLPYRPKKRTRATIAKEKGLEPLADLLWAQDPATDALAAAQAHVGREFILDDGKATPGKIENAEEAFAGARDILAERMSDDAQAREKLRLVYRASATVSSKVLYGKETDPEAAKFKDYFDWSEPLAKAPSHRVLAMRRGEKEGFVIMRITLADELTAVAEVEPLFVKNRSSCGEQVRLAATDACKRLLCPALETEMRIESKKRADEAAIKVFTDNLRELLLSAPLGQKAVMAIDPGFRTGCKTVLLDRQGKLLHNDVIFPDRHAEEAKEKLLGFVKFFSVEAVAIGNGTAGRETESFVRALGLPPHIPVVMVNESGASIYSASDVAREEFPDHDLTVRGAVSIGRRLMDPLAELVKLDPKSIGVGQYQHDVDQPALKRSLDDTVVSSVNGVGVELNTASKQLLSYVSGLNATTAAAIVARRNEKGAFKTRAELLDVPRLGPKAFEQAAGFLRIRDAAHPLDGSAVHPERYPLVEKMAADLGATVADLVREDKLRKRIKLEAYVTAEVGLPTLKDIMAELAKPGRDPREKFEAFSFQEGVNKPEDLKPGMKLPGLVTNVTAFGAFVDIGVHQDGLVHVSQLADSFVKDPGEVVKPQMKVMVTVTEIDLPRKRIALSMRSNPVLGPKTPHQGGTRPPGGFDRNAPRSTPPPRPPAAPQSLNGDWFTAALNKKK; encoded by the coding sequence ATGGCTTTGCCCAATCCCGATCACGTCCTGCTCCTCGCCACGGAGCTCAAGCTCAAGGTCCACCAGGTCGCCGCGACCGCCCAGCTGCTCAACGAGGGCGCGACCGTGCCGTTCATCTCCCGCTACCGCAAGGAGGTCACCGGCGAGCTCGACGAAGTGCAGGTGACTGCCATCCGCGACCGCCTCGAGCAGATGGCCCAGGTCGACGAGCGCCGCGCCGCCATCCTCTCCTCGCTCAAGGAACGCAACCTCCTCACCCCCGCGCTTGAGGGCGCGATCGCCGCCGCCGACACCCTCACCAAACTCGAGGACCTCTACCTCCCCTACCGCCCGAAAAAGCGCACCCGCGCCACCATTGCCAAAGAGAAGGGCCTCGAGCCGCTCGCCGACCTCCTCTGGGCCCAGGATCCGGCCACCGACGCCCTCGCCGCCGCCCAGGCCCACGTCGGGCGCGAGTTCATCCTCGACGACGGCAAGGCCACCCCGGGCAAGATTGAGAACGCTGAGGAGGCCTTCGCCGGCGCCCGCGACATCCTCGCCGAGCGCATGAGCGACGACGCCCAGGCCCGCGAAAAACTGCGCCTCGTCTATCGCGCTTCGGCCACCGTCTCGTCCAAGGTCCTCTACGGCAAGGAAACCGATCCCGAAGCCGCCAAGTTCAAGGATTACTTCGACTGGTCCGAGCCCCTCGCCAAGGCCCCGTCCCACCGCGTGCTCGCCATGCGCCGCGGCGAGAAGGAAGGGTTTGTCATCATGCGCATCACCCTCGCCGACGAGCTCACCGCCGTCGCCGAGGTCGAGCCGCTCTTCGTGAAGAACCGCTCCTCCTGCGGCGAACAGGTCCGTCTCGCCGCCACCGACGCCTGCAAGCGCCTCCTCTGCCCCGCCCTCGAGACCGAGATGCGCATCGAGTCCAAGAAACGCGCCGACGAGGCCGCGATCAAGGTCTTCACCGACAACCTTCGCGAGCTCCTCCTCTCCGCCCCGCTCGGCCAGAAGGCCGTCATGGCGATCGACCCGGGCTTCCGCACCGGCTGCAAGACCGTGCTGCTCGACCGCCAGGGCAAGCTCCTGCACAACGATGTCATCTTCCCCGACCGCCACGCCGAGGAGGCCAAGGAGAAGCTGCTCGGCTTCGTGAAGTTTTTCTCCGTCGAGGCCGTCGCCATCGGCAACGGCACCGCCGGCCGCGAGACCGAGTCCTTCGTCCGCGCCCTCGGCCTGCCGCCGCACATCCCGGTCGTCATGGTCAATGAGTCCGGCGCGTCCATCTACTCCGCGAGCGACGTCGCACGCGAGGAATTCCCCGACCACGATCTCACCGTCCGCGGTGCCGTCTCCATCGGCCGGCGCCTCATGGATCCGCTCGCCGAACTCGTGAAGCTGGACCCCAAATCCATCGGCGTCGGCCAGTACCAGCACGACGTCGACCAGCCCGCCCTCAAGCGCTCGCTCGACGACACTGTCGTCAGCTCCGTCAACGGCGTCGGCGTCGAGCTCAACACCGCGTCGAAGCAGCTCCTCAGCTACGTCTCCGGCCTCAACGCCACCACCGCCGCCGCCATCGTCGCCCGACGCAACGAAAAGGGTGCGTTCAAGACCCGCGCGGAACTCCTCGACGTGCCCCGCCTCGGCCCCAAGGCCTTCGAGCAGGCCGCCGGCTTCCTCCGCATCCGCGACGCCGCCCACCCGCTCGACGGCTCCGCCGTCCACCCCGAACGCTACCCGCTCGTGGAGAAAATGGCCGCCGACCTCGGCGCCACGGTCGCCGATCTGGTCCGCGAGGATAAGCTGCGCAAGCGGATCAAACTCGAGGCCTACGTCACCGCCGAAGTCGGCCTGCCCACGCTCAAGGACATCATGGCCGAGTTGGCCAAGCCCGGCCGCGACCCGCGCGAGAAGTTCGAGGCCTTCAGTTTTCAGGAGGGCGTGAACAAGCCCGAGGATCTCAAGCCCGGCATGAAGCTCCCCGGCCTCGTGACCAACGTCACGGCCTTCGGCGCCTTTGTTGACATCGGCGTCCACCAGGACGGCCTCGTGCACGTCTCCCAGCTCGCGGACAGTTTCGTGAAGGATCCCGGCGAGGTCGTGAAGCCGCAGATGAAGGTGATGGTCACGGTCACCGAAATCGACCTCCCCCGCAAACGCATCGCCCTCTCGATGCGCAGCAACCCCGTGCTCGGCCCGAAGACGCCACACCAAGGTGGAACCCGTCCTCCGGGCGGGTTTGATCGGAACGCCCCGCGCAGCACCCCGCCCCCCCGTCCCCCCGCCGCTCCCCAGTCCCTCAACGGCGACTGGTTCACCGCCGCGCTCAACAAGAAGAAGTAG
- a CDS encoding DUF885 domain-containing protein — MKFRSLCTGAALAAAITLNLAATSAITREAVTAERIAAESAKANAFFDRVFDESVDRSPLMQGYLGLKKDQDKWDDFSEANRLAELAITVRELAALKATIDFDRLDEQTQMSYRLFVTQAEQTIEGWKWRNHDYVFTQMGGQHTDAPAFLINFHTVETVADARAYIARLRAMPRMFDQLIARAEAQAARGIQPPKFVYPLLIESCREILTGMPFDASETRNVLLEDFQGKVAALPETEADVKPQLVDEARTALLGSVRPAYEKLIALFEAQAKVATDDDGVWKHPEGRDYYNFMLRSHTTTALSADEVHTLGVREVARIHAGMMAIARQTGFTGDLAAFLKFMRDDPQFSYPSTEEGRAAYIQRAEAAIATMTARLDEFFGVKPKAPLVVKKVEPFREKGSAAAFYNQPSADGSRPGIYYVNTHDMRGLPIWELETLAHHEAIPGHHMQIAIAQELENMPKFRRFGGYNAYAEGWALYAEYFPKEFGFYADPYQDFGRLSDELLRAVRLVVDTGVHAKGWTRQQVLDYFGANTAASAVETLAETNRYIVWPGQATGYKVGMLKILELREQAKAELGAKFDLRAYHDLVLKNGALPLNLLEENVRAWIAARKQG, encoded by the coding sequence ATGAAATTTCGTTCCCTGTGCACCGGTGCGGCGCTGGCGGCCGCGATCACCCTGAATCTGGCCGCGACGTCGGCGATCACCCGGGAGGCGGTCACGGCCGAGCGGATCGCCGCCGAATCGGCGAAGGCCAACGCCTTCTTCGACCGGGTGTTTGACGAGAGCGTGGACCGCAGCCCGCTCATGCAGGGCTACCTCGGGCTGAAGAAGGACCAGGACAAGTGGGATGATTTCTCGGAGGCCAACCGGCTGGCCGAGCTGGCGATCACGGTGCGGGAGCTGGCGGCGCTGAAGGCCACGATCGATTTCGACCGGCTGGATGAGCAGACGCAGATGAGCTACCGGCTGTTCGTGACGCAGGCCGAGCAGACTATCGAGGGCTGGAAGTGGCGCAACCACGACTACGTGTTCACGCAGATGGGCGGCCAGCACACCGACGCGCCGGCCTTCCTGATCAACTTTCACACCGTGGAGACCGTGGCCGACGCCCGCGCCTACATCGCCCGCCTGCGGGCAATGCCCCGGATGTTCGACCAACTGATCGCCCGGGCCGAAGCTCAGGCCGCGCGGGGCATCCAGCCACCGAAATTCGTCTATCCGCTGCTGATCGAGTCATGCCGGGAAATCCTGACGGGCATGCCGTTCGACGCCTCGGAGACGAGGAATGTCCTGCTGGAGGACTTCCAGGGCAAGGTGGCGGCGCTCCCCGAGACCGAGGCCGACGTCAAGCCGCAGTTGGTCGACGAGGCGCGGACGGCGCTGCTCGGGTCGGTCCGGCCCGCCTATGAGAAGCTCATCGCGCTGTTCGAGGCGCAGGCGAAAGTCGCGACGGACGACGACGGTGTCTGGAAGCACCCCGAGGGGCGCGACTACTACAACTTCATGCTACGCAGCCACACGACCACGGCGCTGAGCGCCGACGAAGTGCATACGCTGGGCGTGCGGGAAGTTGCCCGCATCCATGCGGGGATGATGGCGATTGCGCGGCAGACCGGTTTCACGGGGGATTTGGCGGCGTTTCTGAAATTCATGCGCGACGACCCGCAGTTCAGCTACCCGAGCACCGAGGAGGGCCGTGCCGCCTACATCCAGCGGGCGGAGGCGGCCATCGCCACGATGACGGCGCGGCTGGATGAGTTCTTCGGCGTGAAGCCCAAGGCCCCGCTGGTGGTGAAGAAGGTCGAGCCCTTCCGCGAGAAAGGCTCGGCCGCGGCGTTCTACAACCAGCCATCGGCGGACGGCTCGCGGCCGGGCATCTATTACGTCAACACCCACGACATGCGCGGCCTGCCGATCTGGGAGCTGGAGACGCTGGCGCACCATGAGGCCATCCCCGGCCACCACATGCAGATCGCGATCGCGCAGGAGCTCGAGAACATGCCGAAGTTCCGGCGCTTCGGCGGCTACAACGCCTACGCCGAGGGCTGGGCGCTGTATGCGGAGTATTTCCCGAAGGAGTTCGGTTTCTATGCGGATCCGTACCAGGATTTCGGCCGGCTCTCGGACGAGCTGCTACGCGCCGTGCGCCTGGTGGTGGACACGGGCGTGCACGCCAAGGGCTGGACGCGGCAGCAGGTGCTGGATTACTTCGGCGCCAACACGGCCGCCTCGGCGGTGGAGACGCTGGCCGAGACCAACCGGTACATCGTGTGGCCGGGCCAGGCCACGGGTTACAAGGTCGGCATGCTCAAGATCCTCGAACTGCGGGAGCAGGCTAAGGCCGAGCTGGGCGCGAAGTTCGACCTGCGGGCGTACCACGACCTCGTGCTGAAAAACGGGGCGCTGCCGCTGAACCTGCTCGAGGAGAATGTACGGGCGTGGATCGCGGCGCGGAAGCAGGGCTGA
- a CDS encoding AEC family transporter produces the protein MMSYGQLFLAVAPVIALIGLGLPLRRMNWISEAGEETLLNLIVRVLTPCLIFESVVRRASVSGAGDVLLPPLMGFLLTSFSLGVGWYVARALGLTIGHGLRTFALAVGLTNYGYLPLPLMDTLFGPESRAWLFMHNAGVEAAIWTTGVLIVTGESPRAAWRKLLNAPLLALAVALVVKLTGAGVYIPEVVWTFVHALAVCAVPLGLLMTGASFAPHLNDPKQLANPRIILTAWLVRLAVLPWVFLLAARYLPVTTELKQVLVVQAAMPAAVISVIVARIYGGRPLIAVQIILGTTALAVFTIPAWIKFGLAFAGLAP, from the coding sequence ATGATGTCCTACGGCCAGTTGTTCCTCGCGGTGGCGCCGGTGATCGCGCTGATCGGGCTGGGCCTGCCGTTGCGGCGGATGAACTGGATCTCGGAGGCGGGGGAGGAGACGCTGCTGAACCTGATCGTGCGCGTGCTGACGCCCTGCCTGATTTTCGAGTCGGTCGTGCGCCGGGCCAGCGTCAGCGGGGCGGGTGATGTTCTCCTGCCGCCGCTGATGGGCTTCCTGCTGACTTCCTTTTCCCTCGGGGTGGGCTGGTATGTGGCGCGGGCGCTCGGGCTGACGATCGGGCACGGGCTGCGGACGTTTGCGCTGGCGGTCGGACTGACCAACTACGGTTACCTGCCGCTGCCGCTGATGGACACGCTGTTCGGCCCGGAGAGCCGGGCCTGGCTGTTCATGCACAACGCGGGCGTCGAGGCGGCCATCTGGACGACGGGCGTGCTGATCGTGACGGGCGAGTCGCCGCGGGCGGCCTGGCGCAAGTTGCTGAACGCCCCGTTGCTGGCGCTGGCGGTGGCGCTGGTGGTGAAGCTCACCGGGGCGGGCGTTTATATACCCGAGGTGGTGTGGACCTTCGTGCATGCCCTGGCCGTGTGCGCGGTGCCGCTGGGCCTGCTGATGACCGGGGCCAGCTTCGCCCCGCACCTGAATGATCCCAAGCAGCTGGCCAATCCGCGGATTATCCTGACCGCGTGGCTGGTGCGGCTGGCGGTACTGCCCTGGGTGTTCCTGCTGGCGGCCCGCTACCTGCCGGTGACTACCGAGTTGAAGCAGGTGCTGGTGGTCCAGGCGGCGATGCCGGCGGCGGTCATCTCGGTGATCGTGGCCCGCATTTATGGCGGGCGGCCGCTCATCGCCGTGCAGATCATCCTCGGCACGACGGCCCTGGCGGTGTTCACGATCCCCGCATGGATCAAGTTCGGGCTGGCCTTCGCGGGGCTGGCGCCGTGA
- a CDS encoding Gfo/Idh/MocA family protein: MAKKLNWGILTTGWIARKFVTDLLQSQTGRLAAVGARQLADAKKFAADFGGVRAHGSYEALLADPEVEAVYIGTPHPWHAEWAIKAAQAGKHILCEKPLTLSLADTERVLAAAKQHDVLLMEAFMYRFHPQTRKVVELVRSGAIGEVRLIRASFNIMMGFNPEHRMFKKELGGGTILDLGCYPVTYSRHIAGAVHGQDFVEPEEFHGTGHVRPEVGTDDFATAVAKFPGNIVAELSCGATVLNDNSVQIHGTTGWIDVPQPFVPGLLGQDERISLHRRDGATEEIVIRSPGVGLYAYEADAFAATLARGAREVPLATHADTLGTARLLDRWLREVGVRYA; encoded by the coding sequence ATGGCCAAAAAGCTGAACTGGGGCATCCTCACCACGGGGTGGATCGCGCGGAAATTTGTCACCGACCTGCTCCAGTCGCAGACCGGGCGGCTGGCGGCGGTGGGGGCCCGGCAGCTGGCGGATGCCAAGAAATTCGCCGCGGATTTCGGCGGGGTGCGGGCGCACGGCAGCTATGAGGCATTGCTGGCCGACCCGGAGGTCGAGGCGGTCTACATCGGCACGCCGCATCCGTGGCACGCGGAGTGGGCGATCAAGGCGGCGCAGGCGGGCAAGCACATCCTGTGCGAAAAGCCGCTGACGCTGAGCCTGGCCGACACCGAGCGCGTGCTGGCGGCGGCGAAGCAGCACGATGTGCTGCTGATGGAAGCGTTTATGTATCGCTTTCACCCGCAGACGCGGAAGGTGGTCGAGCTGGTGCGGAGCGGGGCGATTGGCGAGGTGCGGTTGATCCGGGCCTCGTTCAACATCATGATGGGCTTCAACCCGGAGCACCGGATGTTCAAGAAGGAGCTCGGGGGCGGCACGATCCTGGATCTCGGCTGCTACCCGGTCACGTACTCGCGGCACATCGCGGGGGCGGTGCACGGGCAGGATTTCGTCGAGCCGGAGGAATTCCACGGCACCGGGCACGTGCGCCCGGAGGTGGGGACGGATGATTTTGCCACGGCGGTGGCGAAGTTCCCGGGCAACATCGTGGCCGAGCTCTCGTGCGGGGCGACCGTGCTCAACGACAACTCGGTGCAGATCCACGGCACCACCGGGTGGATAGATGTACCCCAGCCCTTCGTCCCGGGCCTGCTCGGGCAGGACGAGAGAATCAGCCTGCACCGGCGCGACGGGGCGACGGAGGAGATCGTCATCCGGAGCCCGGGAGTGGGCTTGTACGCCTACGAGGCCGATGCCTTCGCCGCGACCCTCGCCCGCGGGGCGCGTGAGGTGCCGCTGGCGACGCATGCCGACACGCTGGGCACGGCGCGGCTGCTGGACCGGTGGCTGCGGGAGGTCGGGGTGAGGTATGCCTGA
- a CDS encoding alpha/beta hydrolase family protein: protein MNRPSSSAHRASFFSLGLLRSLAVAICVGGSSAVAAEPDPAIFAYDRTASFNVQEAGRETRGAALVRDITFTPAGQPVKAYVVSPVTSAGPHAAILYVHWLGDPATTNRTQFLAEAIALAGRGVVSLLVEGMWAQPDWYKNRVPEQDHAHAVRQVIELRRAMDLLLAQPGIDPARVAFVAHDFGAMYGMIAEAQDRRARTYVFLAPTPHFIDWFLFRQQPKDLAAYSAQLAPLDPVNFVGRLAPAPVFFQFAAKDFYVTAEEAAEFYAAAGPRKHMATYAADHGLHPPEVAADRMAWLIRELGLP, encoded by the coding sequence ATGAACCGCCCTTCGTCTTCCGCCCACCGCGCGTCGTTCTTTTCCCTCGGTCTCCTGCGCAGCCTCGCCGTGGCCATCTGCGTAGGCGGGTCCTCCGCCGTTGCCGCCGAACCCGACCCCGCTATCTTCGCCTACGACCGCACCGCCTCCTTCAACGTGCAGGAGGCCGGGCGCGAAACCCGCGGCGCCGCCCTGGTCCGTGACATCACGTTCACCCCGGCCGGCCAGCCGGTGAAGGCCTACGTCGTTTCCCCAGTCACTTCCGCCGGCCCGCACGCCGCCATCCTCTACGTCCACTGGCTCGGCGACCCGGCCACGACCAACCGCACGCAGTTCCTCGCCGAGGCCATTGCCCTCGCCGGCCGCGGCGTGGTGTCCCTACTGGTCGAGGGCATGTGGGCCCAGCCCGATTGGTACAAAAATCGAGTCCCCGAGCAGGACCATGCGCACGCGGTCCGCCAGGTCATCGAACTCCGCCGCGCCATGGACCTGCTCCTCGCCCAGCCCGGCATCGACCCTGCCCGCGTTGCCTTCGTCGCCCACGATTTCGGCGCCATGTACGGGATGATCGCCGAGGCCCAGGACCGCCGCGCCCGGACCTATGTCTTCCTGGCCCCCACGCCCCACTTCATCGACTGGTTCCTCTTCCGCCAGCAACCCAAGGATCTCGCGGCCTATTCCGCCCAGCTCGCCCCGCTGGACCCGGTGAACTTCGTCGGCCGCCTCGCGCCCGCGCCGGTGTTTTTCCAATTCGCAGCGAAGGATTTCTACGTCACCGCCGAGGAGGCCGCCGAGTTCTACGCCGCCGCCGGCCCGCGCAAGCACATGGCCACCTACGCCGCCGACCACGGCCTGCACCCACCCGAAGTCGCCGCCGACCGGATGGCCTGGCTGATCCGCGAACTGGGCCTGCCGTAG
- a CDS encoding NAD(P)/FAD-dependent oxidoreductase, with protein MGKRHIAIVGGGAAGFFAAITAAEAAPESTVTIYEATAHLLAKVKVSGGGRCNVTHACFEPRELVKRYPRGARELLGAFSRWQPRDTVEWFETRGVKLKTEADGRMFPVTDSSQTIVDCLLGAARQAGVVIRTNCGVKGVERVVADGATKENALGATRSTFRLTLSTGETVACDRLLLAAGGNRSNAGFTVAEQFGHAIELPVPSLFTFNIKDPRLADLAGVSVEEAATEVVGQKPIDRLRAPGKAEGLKERGPVLVTHWGLSGPGILKLSAWGARSLHDCGYKFTLRVNWAPKYNPETARAALEQARAANPKKQITTWCPVGLPSRLWEKLVAAAGLAPEAIWTGIGNPALRGLAAQVCEAEFAVDGKSTFKEEFVTCGGVRRSEVDFKTMESRLVPGLYFAGEFLDVDGVTGGFNFQNAWTTGYLAGVAMSAATEV; from the coding sequence ATGGGCAAACGGCACATCGCGATCGTCGGGGGCGGGGCGGCGGGCTTTTTCGCGGCCATCACGGCGGCGGAGGCGGCCCCGGAAAGCACCGTGACGATCTACGAGGCCACCGCGCATCTGCTGGCGAAAGTGAAGGTGTCGGGCGGCGGGCGGTGCAACGTGACGCATGCGTGTTTCGAGCCGCGCGAGCTGGTGAAGCGCTACCCGCGCGGGGCGCGGGAGCTGCTCGGGGCGTTCTCGCGCTGGCAGCCGCGGGACACGGTCGAGTGGTTCGAGACGCGGGGCGTGAAACTTAAAACGGAGGCGGACGGGCGGATGTTTCCGGTGACCGACAGCTCGCAGACGATCGTTGACTGCCTGCTGGGTGCCGCGCGGCAGGCCGGCGTCGTGATCCGGACGAATTGCGGGGTGAAGGGCGTGGAGCGGGTGGTCGCCGACGGGGCGACCAAAGAAAACGCGTTGGGGGCAACGCGCTCCACCTTCCGACTGACGCTCAGCACGGGTGAGACGGTCGCATGCGACCGTCTGCTTTTGGCGGCGGGCGGGAACCGGTCCAACGCGGGGTTCACCGTCGCAGAGCAGTTCGGGCATGCCATCGAGCTGCCGGTGCCGTCGTTGTTCACCTTCAACATCAAGGATCCGCGGCTGGCAGATTTGGCGGGGGTGTCGGTGGAGGAGGCGGCCACGGAGGTGGTGGGCCAGAAACCCATCGACAGGCTCAGGGCCCCGGGCAAAGCCGAGGGGCTGAAAGAGCGCGGCCCGGTGCTGGTGACGCATTGGGGTTTAAGCGGGCCGGGGATCCTGAAACTTTCGGCCTGGGGGGCCCGGTCGTTGCACGACTGCGGTTACAAGTTCACGCTGCGGGTAAACTGGGCGCCGAAATACAACCCGGAGACGGCGCGGGCCGCGCTGGAGCAGGCGCGGGCGGCGAACCCGAAGAAGCAGATCACCACCTGGTGTCCGGTGGGTCTGCCGTCGCGGTTGTGGGAAAAGCTGGTGGCGGCGGCCGGGCTCGCGCCCGAGGCGATCTGGACGGGGATCGGGAACCCGGCGTTGCGCGGACTGGCGGCCCAGGTGTGTGAGGCGGAGTTCGCCGTGGACGGGAAGAGCACGTTCAAGGAGGAGTTCGTGACCTGTGGCGGCGTGCGGCGGAGTGAGGTGGATTTCAAGACGATGGAGAGCCGGCTCGTGCCGGGGCTGTATTTCGCCGGGGAGTTCCTCGACGTGGATGGCGTCACGGGCGGGTTTAATTTTCAGAACGCGTGGACGACGGGGTATCTGGCGGGGGTGGCGATGAGCGCGGCGACGGAAGTCTGA
- the hpf gene encoding ribosome hibernation-promoting factor, HPF/YfiA family produces MTPDKPHAIDESKFIIRGVHLDLTDALRQIAMEKAGRLLRHNDHIIRIRLDLEHDKTRGNADQFIAKGRIEIGGPDLIASAHSDDAYKSIDLLVTKLDALLRERHGLRKDKRNHPHAAELDSDLPKV; encoded by the coding sequence ATGACCCCCGATAAACCCCACGCCATCGACGAATCAAAGTTCATCATCCGCGGCGTCCATCTGGACCTGACCGACGCCCTTCGCCAGATCGCCATGGAGAAGGCCGGGCGCCTCCTCCGCCACAACGACCACATCATCCGCATCCGCCTCGACCTCGAGCACGACAAGACCCGCGGCAACGCCGACCAGTTCATCGCCAAGGGCCGGATCGAGATCGGTGGTCCCGACCTCATCGCCAGCGCCCACAGCGACGACGCCTACAAGTCGATCGACCTGCTGGTAACCAAGCTCGACGCCCTCCTCCGCGAGCGCCACGGCCTGCGCAAGGACAAGCGCAACCACCCGCACGCCGCCGAGCTCGACTCCGATCTCCCGAAGGTCTGA
- a CDS encoding TrmH family RNA methyltransferase has protein sequence MPLPKAEITRLRSLQEKKSRESLGLFVVEGEKVVGELLAAGFPFTELYATDAWTGGGGVPPPRKASAPDDASRGVRAPRLQATSITEAEMARLSHYPTPSTVLAVGTINRPPLAAGVLNRGLTLALDGIQDPGNVGTLLRLADWFAFDRVLLSPDSADLFSQKVINASMGSFARVTCHTAPLADALAGVTAPVLGCDLSGADVHSMQPRRDAIVVIGSEGRGISVAVRPLVTDFVTIPKYGGAESLNAATAAAIVCDNLRRVSPGGT, from the coding sequence ATGCCGCTCCCCAAAGCCGAGATCACGCGCCTGCGCTCCCTGCAGGAGAAGAAGTCCCGCGAGTCTCTCGGTCTCTTCGTGGTCGAGGGCGAGAAGGTCGTCGGCGAGCTCCTCGCCGCCGGATTTCCGTTCACGGAACTCTACGCCACGGACGCATGGACCGGTGGAGGCGGGGTGCCCCCACCCCGCAAGGCATCGGCTCCGGATGACGCATCCCGCGGGGTGAGGGCACCCCGCCTCCAAGCGACCAGCATCACCGAGGCCGAGATGGCGCGCCTCAGCCACTATCCCACCCCGTCGACGGTCCTCGCCGTCGGCACAATCAACCGCCCCCCGCTGGCCGCCGGCGTCCTCAACCGGGGCCTCACCCTCGCCCTCGACGGTATCCAGGACCCCGGCAACGTCGGCACGCTCCTCCGCCTCGCCGACTGGTTCGCCTTCGACCGCGTGCTACTCTCCCCCGACTCCGCCGACCTCTTTTCCCAAAAGGTCATCAACGCCAGCATGGGTTCCTTCGCCCGCGTCACCTGCCACACCGCGCCGCTGGCCGACGCCCTCGCCGGCGTGACCGCCCCGGTGCTCGGCTGCGACCTGTCGGGCGCGGACGTGCACTCCATGCAACCTCGGCGCGACGCGATCGTGGTCATCGGCAGCGAGGGCCGCGGGATCTCCGTCGCCGTCCGACCCTTGGTCACGGATTTCGTGACCATTCCCAAGTATGGCGGCGCCGAATCCCTTAACGCCGCCACGGCCGCCGCCATCGTCTGCGACAACCTTCGCCGGGTGTCGCCCGGTGGAACCTGA
- a CDS encoding metallopeptidase family protein, with amino-acid sequence MNFDRLTTLAREVVTAAERRLPAEVRAAAAQVPVCYEPFPNEAIVAEGWEPDILGLFVGHTHGAGLQSDETPLPPQILLFLENLWDYAEGDETLYRDEVRLTYLHELGHYLGWDEDEVASRGLE; translated from the coding sequence GTGAATTTTGACCGCCTCACCACCCTCGCCCGCGAGGTCGTCACCGCCGCCGAGCGCCGCCTGCCGGCCGAGGTGCGGGCCGCCGCCGCCCAGGTGCCCGTCTGCTACGAACCCTTCCCCAACGAGGCCATCGTCGCCGAGGGCTGGGAACCCGACATCCTTGGCCTGTTTGTCGGCCACACCCACGGGGCCGGCCTCCAGTCCGACGAAACACCCCTCCCGCCCCAGATCCTCCTCTTCCTCGAGAACCTCTGGGACTACGCCGAGGGCGACGAGACCCTCTACCGCGACGAGGTCCGCCTCACCTACCTCCACGAACTCGGCCATTACCTCGGCTGGGACGAGGATGAGGTCGCCAGCCGGGGTCTGGAATGA